The genomic DNA AGTCATAGTAAAACCCGAATTCATCTTCTTAAGATGAATTCGGGTTTTTCATTTGATTCGTGACCATTACGATTTCATTGTTGCCCAGCGGTTGATTGGAGTGCAAGACGAAGACTCCTGGGGGAAGAGTAGCTGATGTGAGACGGCTTGCCGATGAGGCACACGGGCTACCCGCGGAAAGCGAAGTCTTGCACGGAAATCATGAGCGGTATAATGAGCCTACACTGATCGTGTTCGTCATGAAGTGGTACCTATTTGTTTTGTCCCAGTCTCTTTTTCATGAGAGTTCACCATAGTAGATGACCATATGACACTCGGCATCGTCTGAAGAGGGGTTGAGGTATTCATGTGCAACATCAGCTTCAAACCGGATCGATTCTCCTTCAGAGAGGGAGTAGGAGGCATCCCCGATCTTTAAGAAGAATGTACCTTTCAGTACGGTTAAATATTCTTCGACTCCCCGTGGGTGCCCGTCGTTACGGTAATCACAGCCGGGTTTCATCACAATGCGGTAGCTTTCCCATTTTTTAGTTGGATCGAATGGGAAGATCGGTATGACCACATACTTTCCCTCATCTTCGAGAACAGGCTCTACATCTTTGTAATCGATGATGGCAACATCGGTAGCAGGTGCTTCAAGGAGGGAAGAGAATGATACTTTCAGACCGTTCGCGATTTTCCAAAGGGTCGCAACTGTCGGATTGGAATCATCCCTCTCGATCTGACCGATCATGG from Rossellomorea marisflavi includes the following:
- a CDS encoding helix-turn-helix domain-containing protein; this translates as MNEMPMKIGDNIRKIRKERGLSLDQVAERTGVSKAMIGQIERDDSNPTVATLWKIANGLKVSFSSLLEAPATDVAIIDYKDVEPVLEDEGKYVVIPIFPFDPTKKWESYRIVMKPGCDYRNDGHPRGVEEYLTVLKGTFFLKIGDASYSLSEGESIRFEADVAHEYLNPSSDDAECHMVIYYGELS